One window of Cupriavidus oxalaticus genomic DNA carries:
- a CDS encoding catechol 2,3-dioxygenase: protein MALTGVLRPGHVALRVLELEPAVKHYTEVLGLIETARDEHGRVFLKAWDEHDHHSVVLRESDSPGMDYMGFRVDSGRTLERLAQEVEQSGLATECQWIAAGEHPHTGVRFRFTIPTGHAMELFADKDKPGCKTGDLNPDPWPDDLRGMAPSRFDHCLLYGDDVDGTVKLFRDVLGFSLAEQVVAGPDGEVLIGAFLTCSNKAHDVAFIRHPEKNRFHHASFLLDNWSEVLKAADIISKKDVSLDIGPTRHGITRGATIYFFDPSGNRNEVFSGGYIHYPDKPTITWTDNELGKAIFYHDRKLNEAFLNVLT, encoded by the coding sequence ATGGCATTGACTGGCGTATTGCGCCCGGGGCATGTGGCCCTGCGCGTGCTGGAGCTGGAACCGGCGGTAAAGCACTACACCGAGGTCCTCGGCCTGATCGAAACCGCCCGCGACGAGCACGGCCGCGTGTTCCTGAAGGCGTGGGACGAGCACGACCACCACAGCGTGGTGCTGCGCGAGTCCGACAGCCCGGGCATGGACTACATGGGTTTTCGCGTCGACAGCGGCCGCACGCTGGAGCGGCTGGCGCAGGAGGTGGAGCAGTCGGGGCTGGCCACCGAATGCCAGTGGATCGCCGCGGGCGAGCATCCGCACACCGGCGTGCGCTTCCGCTTCACGATTCCCACCGGCCATGCGATGGAGCTGTTCGCGGACAAGGACAAGCCCGGCTGCAAGACCGGAGACCTCAACCCGGATCCCTGGCCGGACGACCTGCGCGGCATGGCGCCCAGCCGCTTCGACCACTGCCTGCTGTATGGCGACGATGTCGACGGCACGGTGAAGCTGTTCCGCGATGTGCTGGGGTTCTCGCTGGCGGAGCAGGTGGTGGCCGGGCCGGACGGCGAGGTGCTGATCGGTGCCTTCCTGACATGCTCGAACAAGGCGCATGACGTGGCCTTCATCCGGCACCCGGAGAAGAACCGCTTCCACCATGCGTCGTTCCTGCTCGACAACTGGAGCGAGGTGCTGAAGGCGGCGGACATTATTTCCAAGAAGGACGTGTCGCTGGATATCGGGCCGACGCGGCATGGGATCACGCGCGGGGCGACGATCTACTTCTTCGATCCTTCGGGAAACCGGAACGAGGTGTTTTCCGGTGGCTATATCCACTATCCGGACAAGCCGACGATCACGTGGACGGACAACGAGCTGGGCAAGGCGATTTTCTATCACGACCGCAAGCTGAACGAGGCGTTTTTGAATGTGCTGACTTGA
- a CDS encoding 2Fe-2S iron-sulfur cluster binding domain-containing protein, whose product MHTVEIAGSGQRYACAPEQNLLRAMEVLGQRGIPAGCRGGGCGVCKVRIEAGHYHVGKMSRTCLSESEQRDGLVLACKTYPDSDIRLRPVALLQRCLERHAGKSNHA is encoded by the coding sequence ATGCATACCGTCGAAATCGCCGGCAGCGGCCAGCGCTACGCATGCGCGCCGGAGCAGAACCTGTTGCGGGCCATGGAAGTGCTGGGCCAGCGTGGCATTCCCGCCGGCTGCCGCGGTGGCGGCTGCGGTGTGTGCAAGGTGCGTATTGAGGCCGGGCACTACCACGTGGGCAAGATGAGCCGCACCTGCCTGTCCGAGTCGGAGCAGCGCGACGGACTGGTGCTCGCCTGCAAGACCTATCCCGACAGCGATATCCGGCTGCGCCCGGTGGCGCTGCTGCAGCGCTGCCTGGAGCGGCATGCCGGCAAAAGCAATCACGCATGA